Proteins encoded together in one Chloroflexota bacterium window:
- a CDS encoding PQQ-dependent sugar dehydrogenase, translating to MPVPRASRGLALSLTTIAALCLVLATFGVLALPAQAAPAATLHGTLTALPFTVVDPVYVTHAGDGSGRLFVVQRSGQIRIFRNNQLSDAPFLSITARVGSASGEQGLLSVAFPSGFAGSQRFYVYYTDLAGTITISRFNVSANPDRADPSSETKIITIPHPTYSNHNGGQLQFGPDGFLYAGTGDGGSGGDPFNNALSTTVLLGKLLRIDPESAYPGVPTYTVPASNPFAQTAGYRHEIWALGLRNPWRFSFDRLTGDLYIGDVGQGAWEEVDVQPAGSAGGQNYDWSCFEGFVPYAPNAARCAGAITHTAPVTAYPHGAECSVTGGYVYRGAQYAQLAGRYIFGDFCSGRIWALSRAGNTWTTQDVGDATFQISSFGEDESGALYIAAYSEGRIYRLGNLEPAAYLPLISR from the coding sequence CTGTCGCTGACGACCATCGCCGCGCTCTGCCTGGTGCTCGCCACGTTCGGCGTGCTCGCGCTACCGGCGCAGGCGGCGCCGGCCGCCACCTTGCACGGCACGCTGACCGCGCTGCCATTCACCGTGGTCGATCCCGTCTACGTCACCCACGCGGGCGACGGCAGCGGGCGATTGTTTGTCGTGCAGCGTTCTGGCCAGATTCGCATATTCAGGAACAATCAACTGTCCGACGCGCCGTTCTTAAGCATCACAGCGCGCGTCGGGTCCGCTTCCGGCGAGCAGGGACTGCTGAGCGTCGCATTTCCATCCGGCTTCGCCGGCTCACAGCGCTTCTACGTCTATTACACCGACCTCGCCGGCACCATCACCATTTCGCGCTTCAACGTCTCCGCCAATCCTGACCGCGCCGATCCATCATCGGAAACGAAGATCATCACCATCCCGCATCCGACCTACTCCAACCACAACGGCGGCCAGTTGCAGTTCGGGCCGGATGGCTTCCTGTACGCCGGAACCGGTGACGGCGGCAGCGGGGGTGATCCGTTCAACAATGCGTTGTCGACCACCGTTTTGCTGGGCAAGCTGCTGCGCATCGATCCGGAATCGGCATACCCGGGCGTGCCAACCTACACGGTGCCGGCCTCCAACCCGTTCGCACAGACCGCTGGTTACCGGCACGAAATTTGGGCGCTCGGCCTGCGTAATCCGTGGCGCTTTTCGTTCGATCGACTGACCGGTGATCTGTACATCGGCGACGTAGGACAAGGCGCGTGGGAAGAGGTGGATGTTCAGCCGGCCGGCAGCGCGGGCGGCCAGAACTACGACTGGAGCTGCTTCGAGGGTTTCGTGCCGTATGCACCCAATGCCGCGCGCTGCGCCGGGGCGATCACGCACACGGCGCCGGTCACAGCATATCCGCATGGCGCAGAGTGCTCGGTCACTGGTGGCTACGTCTATCGCGGTGCGCAGTACGCGCAACTCGCCGGCCGCTACATCTTCGGCGACTTCTGCAGCGGGCGCATCTGGGCGCTGTCCCGCGCCGGCAACACATGGACGACGCAGGACGTTGGCGATGCGACATTCCAGATCTCGTCATTCGGCGAGGACGAATCCGGTGCGCTCTACATCGCTGCGTATAGCGAGGGGCGCATATACCGCCTCGGCAATCTCGAACCGGCCGCGTACCTGCCGCTCATATCGCGCTAA
- a CDS encoding TlpA family protein disulfide reductase — translation MRQPVMVVLIALLVSGCALLDVARSGPDPTGAPSAGATSTATPAIAGDVMAIVNGVRLTRGDLEQRMAVIQVVAWLTSGARTADLDESLQVDKWIDSELMVQGAAQAGIAASDDDARTEISKMLAAAPATSDELNRQLALGGATFDDLVRYEARELTVRRFSASDAFAAGSEIERSTKLSTWLVRVRASARIEKPSQRASVAMAGTYAGAVAPEFRLRGIDGAEHALSELRGQVVLINFWATWCGPCRNEMPAIQATYDAHAGEGFVVWGINDGEESALVAPYLQQLKLTFPVMLDRDSRVSRLYRVYALPTTYFIGRDGVIKQVAVGEMSGGSLDATVKKLLR, via the coding sequence ATGAGACAACCGGTCATGGTCGTCCTGATTGCGCTGCTGGTCAGCGGCTGCGCGCTGCTGGACGTGGCGCGCTCGGGGCCGGACCCGACCGGCGCACCATCCGCCGGCGCGACGAGCACGGCAACTCCCGCCATCGCCGGCGACGTGATGGCGATCGTCAACGGCGTGCGCCTGACGCGCGGCGATCTTGAGCAGCGGATGGCGGTCATTCAGGTCGTCGCATGGCTGACGAGTGGCGCGCGCACCGCCGATCTGGACGAGTCGCTGCAGGTGGACAAGTGGATTGACTCCGAGTTGATGGTGCAAGGCGCGGCGCAGGCCGGCATCGCGGCGAGCGACGACGATGCACGCACAGAAATTTCAAAGATGCTGGCGGCGGCCCCCGCCACAAGCGACGAACTCAACCGGCAGTTGGCGCTCGGCGGCGCGACCTTCGACGATCTGGTCCGGTACGAGGCGCGGGAGTTGACGGTGCGGCGCTTCAGCGCAAGCGATGCGTTCGCGGCCGGCTCCGAGATTGAGCGTTCGACCAAGCTGTCCACGTGGTTGGTCCGTGTACGGGCTTCGGCCAGGATTGAGAAGCCATCGCAGAGGGCTTCGGTCGCGATGGCCGGCACGTATGCCGGAGCCGTCGCGCCGGAGTTCCGGTTGCGCGGAATAGACGGCGCCGAACATGCGCTGAGCGAACTGCGGGGCCAGGTGGTGCTGATCAATTTCTGGGCGACCTGGTGCGGTCCATGCCGCAACGAGATGCCCGCGATCCAGGCGACCTACGACGCGCATGCGGGCGAAGGTTTCGTGGTGTGGGGCATCAACGATGGCGAGGAGAGCGCACTCGTGGCGCCGTACCTGCAACAACTCAAGCTGACGTTTCCGGTGATGCTGGACCGCGATTCCCGTGTGAGCCGCTTGTACCGCGTCTACGCGCTGCCGACGACGTACTTCATTGGGCGCGACGGGGTCATCAAGCAGGTCGCGGTCGGAGAGATGAGCGGCGGTTCGCTCGATGCGACTGTGAAGAAGCTGCTGCGGTAG